The Pseudomonas berkeleyensis genome includes a region encoding these proteins:
- a CDS encoding DUF7933 domain-containing protein: MLSTPKHRSWLLGCALLGAGLLPLAAHASLGISKTRAPGFADPVYVGDTDGFLIQLTNNFNDGDITDVTFTDNMPAGFRVAGAGVVSTTCADGNGNPVPFVGSVAAAQGSNSITLSGGVIPSRGAGTQAGRCEIVVQVTSTTAGSGNNVIPANAVSGTYNGSTVRNADPAQQSLNFLTLAAPTISKSFAAGTIVKRDQATRLSIVIRNNASQPLPLNGAGDSPAFAIRDRLADYGLQVAPSPDAQINCGATPPSFNPVAGAGEISAVGGVVPANGTCTLSVMVVADGSASAYSVGLTNVINRTTDFGNKRGLVPPSNASANLTVTAPLRVAKNFNPATVAAGQEALLTITLTNASPLTTLNLQAFSDDIDGAANGLQITSAPTATCTGGSSLNGLGGQGTQTLVYSSGTLAPNSNCVIRVPYTATLSAAGVPESFTNTIPAGGVSVSNPDVFSQGAAASVTVVDQFLIEKTSSPDVVAPGNPVYFSVAVRNYSTTAQSGVTVTDHLPSGMVLLSAPNRTNPSITGAGCSGAVAVGGSATSPTFTFDMGAGAAGNPAICTLNFWGMVPADASSGAVINEIPAGGVCASGICNHSSTSAQYSVSSSTLTVEKGFDASSRPEGSAATMTIDLVNLSAQALSDVSLLDNLPLGSNNTPMQVAFPSNAATTCGGTLVAVPGSNEVRLTGASVPARSGDGLGAVGRCQVRVNVVGAAGHYVNSLPAGAASGVERYADGTPNPDRVQSPGPVNASIDFLSALAGNKTFVPNRIQPGGRSTVTINLSNSQAGVLTNVSITDDLPAGMTVANPANAYSTCDGAPTINAAPGSSQVTLSGARIPTGSCDLLFDVTATGGGDWVNSIAAGQLKADGGVQNITAFGATLQNASGGGVSVTLNHATASVAAPGAVTQLTLTLFNSGSLDLSNLTLDSFFTDDGLVGGAPTGERIAGVPNVSTTCPGGGVNAPANGNRLALSGASLAAGQSCTVTVDVTMVNTGTVTAVIPASAISTDQGVSNVDPASSSLQTSSGLGLVKQFTPKVIAPGERSRLRITFYNPTTQPISDLSVVDTYPAGLVTASPANVVNTCQGSVSSSSGQVSLSGGQLPAGTGAAPASCYVEIDVTANSQGEYVNTIPGGGLTGSAGGSPVTNNEDTTDTLRVTSPLTVHKAIATRTLDAGNPVGFTTGTANGSAGVPMRLAIRLDNPGSSPLTGLAYTDTLPDGLVVAQVPNASNSCSGTLSVTPSGTSVRLSGGALAGNASCLVEVDVLSNIAGTYTNSIGVGAVSSFEGVRNEEPTRARLIISSPPSVSKQFAPAVIPPGGISRLTIFVNNPNATAMTLSAALVDNLPTLPGAVRVAATPNITGSCPAGAITAAANSASVRLASGTVVPAGGCTIEVDVTADTAGEHTNIIPAGALQTDMGNNPEPAHAPLTVSTLGFISGRVYLDNDLSGSYSAGTDSPLAGVAIELRSGASCASGAPVSGIIGLINPINTDAAGNYLFAGLPAGTYSVCQASQPAGTLNGQPVAGGIVAVNGSSGTAGTPGNPSETSSQIAAIVLQGNGAGGEVSGSAGNDFPEVRPASLSGSVFVDLNNDGIRQSGDSGLAGVPIELSGTDWLGRPVTRNTVTDSNGDYRFSGLPPGDYRVTEPTQPNGTTNGITRAGNSDGSTPSVTPVSSTPSIIDGVRLSPGYVSENNDFGEILNGRAIHGKVFHDRDVDGAPTSGDSGLAGQLIELSGTDVNGNSITRSTTTDSNGDFSFTGLPPGTYTLVQPNQPNGLINGSTTAGTAGGVVSETPSTITGIDLTGTALSVDNWFAEVSIPSLSGTVWIDTNHDRIRDPGETVLPGWTVELLQHGTVVATTTSDSNGAYAFNDLTPGNGYEVRFRHPDSGTLFGRPVPNEQGIGYTPGTSGPGNPAGADNSGGTLSGITISHGRNVVEHSLPIDPSGVVYDAISRQPVRGAVVSISGPPGFSAADVLGGSLSQTTGNDGLYQFLLLAGAPAGTYTLTVTAPAGYLPAPSALIPACTNTLPVTAVPDPALVQNSNLAPAESVTLHDPATCPASSAGLAGGAGSTQYYFSFVLDGSSADLVNNHIPLDPVMGGAIVMTKVSPKVNVTRGELVPYVLTARNTLGTSLADIAIEDQIPPGFQYVKGSAQVDGVPQEPEMEGRRLRWPPRTLVGGQVVTVKLLLVVGSGVGFNEYVNQTWALNLAVGTRVSNVASATVRVVADPTFDCSDLIGKVFDDKNRNGYQDEGEPGLPGVRLATPRGWLVTTDAHGRYHIACADVPGDLRGSNFILKVDERTLPSGYRIVTENPRVVRMTQGRLVKANFGASIHRVVRLDLTGDAFAGEHLSEDYLARMDEVLAALYAEPSILRIAYHLPVGGDAEQARARIGHVRDLIKERWEPRECCYDLQLEEEIVPATESVEVIR; the protein is encoded by the coding sequence ATGTTGTCGACACCGAAGCATCGGTCGTGGCTGCTTGGCTGCGCACTATTGGGGGCGGGGTTGTTGCCGCTGGCGGCGCACGCCAGTCTGGGTATCAGCAAGACGCGGGCACCTGGCTTTGCCGACCCGGTCTACGTCGGCGATACCGACGGCTTTCTCATCCAACTGACCAACAACTTCAATGATGGCGACATCACCGATGTCACCTTCACCGACAACATGCCCGCCGGTTTCCGTGTGGCGGGGGCGGGCGTCGTCTCGACCACCTGCGCCGATGGCAATGGCAACCCGGTGCCTTTCGTTGGCAGCGTCGCAGCGGCGCAAGGCAGCAACAGCATCACACTCAGCGGCGGCGTGATTCCCTCACGCGGCGCCGGCACCCAGGCTGGGCGCTGCGAGATCGTCGTCCAGGTCACTTCGACCACTGCCGGTAGCGGCAACAACGTCATTCCTGCCAATGCCGTCAGTGGTACCTACAACGGCAGCACAGTGCGCAACGCCGACCCGGCGCAACAGTCGCTCAACTTCCTCACCCTGGCGGCGCCGACCATCAGCAAGAGCTTTGCCGCCGGCACCATCGTCAAGCGTGATCAGGCCACGCGCCTGAGCATCGTCATTCGCAACAACGCCTCGCAGCCGCTGCCGCTGAACGGAGCTGGCGACAGCCCGGCCTTCGCCATTCGTGACCGTCTCGCTGACTACGGCCTGCAGGTTGCCCCCAGCCCTGATGCACAGATCAACTGCGGTGCGACGCCACCGAGCTTCAACCCGGTTGCCGGTGCCGGCGAGATCAGCGCGGTTGGCGGCGTGGTGCCGGCCAATGGCACCTGTACCCTGAGCGTGATGGTGGTAGCCGATGGCTCGGCCAGCGCTTATTCGGTGGGCCTGACCAACGTTATCAACCGCACCACCGATTTCGGCAACAAGCGCGGCCTGGTGCCGCCGAGCAACGCCAGCGCCAACCTCACCGTCACCGCGCCGCTGCGTGTGGCCAAGAACTTCAACCCGGCCACCGTGGCGGCCGGCCAGGAAGCGTTGCTGACCATCACCCTGACCAACGCCAGTCCGCTGACCACGCTCAACCTGCAAGCCTTCAGCGACGATATCGACGGTGCGGCCAACGGTCTGCAGATCACCTCGGCGCCGACTGCTACCTGTACCGGCGGCTCCAGCCTCAATGGTCTGGGCGGGCAGGGCACCCAGACTCTGGTGTACAGCAGCGGCACGCTGGCGCCCAACAGCAATTGCGTGATCCGCGTGCCCTACACGGCGACGCTGAGTGCGGCGGGTGTACCCGAGTCCTTCACCAATACCATTCCGGCCGGCGGCGTCAGCGTCAGCAATCCGGATGTGTTCAGCCAGGGCGCGGCCGCTTCGGTCACCGTGGTCGATCAGTTCCTCATCGAGAAAACCAGCAGCCCGGATGTGGTGGCTCCCGGCAACCCGGTGTACTTCAGCGTGGCGGTGCGCAACTACTCGACCACCGCGCAAAGCGGCGTGACGGTGACCGACCACCTGCCTAGCGGGATGGTGCTGCTGAGCGCACCGAACCGGACCAATCCTTCCATTACCGGCGCCGGTTGCAGTGGCGCGGTCGCCGTTGGCGGCAGTGCCACCAGCCCGACCTTCACCTTCGACATGGGCGCGGGCGCGGCGGGTAACCCGGCGATCTGTACCCTGAATTTCTGGGGCATGGTGCCGGCCGATGCCAGCAGTGGCGCGGTGATCAACGAGATTCCGGCCGGTGGCGTGTGCGCCAGCGGTATCTGCAACCACAGCTCGACGTCTGCGCAGTACAGCGTCAGCAGCTCAACGTTGACGGTGGAGAAGGGCTTCGATGCCAGTTCCAGGCCGGAAGGCAGTGCGGCGACCATGACCATCGACCTGGTCAACCTGTCGGCGCAGGCACTGAGCGACGTCAGCCTGCTCGACAACCTGCCGCTGGGCAGCAACAACACGCCGATGCAGGTGGCATTCCCCAGCAACGCCGCCACCACCTGTGGCGGTACTCTGGTTGCGGTGCCGGGCAGCAACGAAGTGCGTCTCACCGGGGCCAGCGTGCCCGCCCGTAGCGGTGACGGCCTGGGTGCGGTCGGCCGCTGCCAGGTGCGGGTGAACGTGGTCGGTGCTGCCGGTCATTACGTCAACTCCCTGCCTGCTGGCGCCGCCAGCGGTGTCGAGCGTTACGCCGATGGCACGCCCAATCCGGATCGCGTGCAGAGCCCTGGCCCGGTCAACGCCAGCATTGATTTCCTCTCGGCACTGGCAGGCAACAAGACCTTCGTGCCCAACCGCATCCAGCCGGGTGGTCGCTCCACTGTCACCATCAACCTGAGTAACTCGCAGGCTGGTGTGCTGACCAACGTCAGCATCACCGACGACCTGCCGGCCGGCATGACCGTGGCCAACCCGGCCAATGCCTATTCCACCTGCGACGGCGCGCCGACGATCAATGCCGCGCCTGGCAGTAGCCAGGTGACGCTCAGTGGCGCACGGATTCCCACCGGCAGCTGCGACCTGTTGTTCGACGTCACCGCCACGGGCGGCGGCGACTGGGTCAACAGCATCGCCGCCGGTCAACTCAAGGCCGACGGTGGCGTGCAGAACATCACCGCGTTTGGCGCCACCCTGCAGAACGCCAGCGGCGGCGGTGTCAGTGTGACCCTCAACCACGCCACGGCCAGCGTCGCTGCGCCGGGTGCGGTGACCCAGCTGACCCTGACCCTGTTCAACAGCGGCAGCCTGGATCTGAGCAACCTGACGCTGGACAGCTTCTTCACCGATGATGGTCTGGTGGGCGGCGCGCCGACCGGCGAGCGTATCGCTGGCGTACCCAACGTCAGCACCACCTGCCCCGGTGGCGGGGTCAACGCACCGGCCAACGGCAATCGCCTGGCCCTCAGCGGGGCGAGCCTGGCGGCGGGGCAGAGCTGCACCGTCACGGTGGACGTGACCATGGTCAACACCGGCACGGTCACCGCCGTGATCCCGGCCAGCGCGATCAGCACCGACCAGGGCGTCAGCAACGTCGATCCGGCCTCGAGCAGCCTGCAAACCAGCAGCGGCCTTGGCCTGGTCAAGCAGTTCACGCCCAAGGTGATCGCACCGGGTGAGCGTTCACGTCTGCGCATCACCTTCTACAACCCGACCACCCAACCGATCAGCGACTTGAGCGTGGTCGACACCTATCCGGCTGGCCTGGTCACGGCAAGCCCGGCCAACGTCGTCAATACCTGTCAGGGCAGCGTCAGCAGCAGCTCCGGCCAGGTCAGCCTGAGCGGCGGTCAACTGCCCGCCGGAACGGGCGCGGCTCCGGCTTCGTGCTACGTGGAGATCGACGTGACCGCCAATAGCCAGGGCGAGTACGTCAACACCATTCCCGGCGGCGGCCTTACCGGTAGCGCCGGTGGCAGCCCGGTGACCAACAACGAGGACACCACCGACACCCTGCGCGTCACCTCGCCGCTGACCGTGCACAAGGCTATTGCCACGCGCACGCTGGATGCCGGTAACCCGGTCGGTTTCACCACCGGCACGGCCAATGGTTCGGCCGGTGTGCCGATGCGCCTTGCCATTCGCCTGGATAACCCCGGCAGCAGCCCGCTGACCGGTCTGGCCTACACCGACACCTTGCCCGACGGCCTGGTCGTGGCCCAGGTACCCAATGCCAGCAACAGTTGCAGCGGCACGCTGAGCGTCACGCCGTCGGGCACCAGTGTGCGCCTGTCCGGTGGTGCGCTGGCGGGCAACGCCAGCTGTCTGGTCGAGGTGGATGTACTGAGCAACATCGCCGGCACCTACACCAACAGCATCGGTGTCGGTGCGGTGAGCAGTTTCGAAGGCGTCCGTAACGAGGAGCCGACCCGCGCGCGTCTGATCATTTCCAGCCCGCCAAGCGTCAGCAAGCAGTTCGCCCCGGCGGTGATCCCGCCAGGCGGCATCTCGCGCCTGACCATCTTCGTCAACAACCCCAATGCCACGGCGATGACCCTCAGCGCCGCGCTGGTCGATAACCTGCCGACCCTGCCGGGTGCCGTGCGCGTCGCTGCCACACCGAATATCACTGGCAGTTGCCCGGCTGGCGCCATCACCGCCGCGGCCAACAGCGCCAGCGTGCGCCTGGCCAGCGGCACCGTGGTGCCTGCCGGCGGCTGCACCATCGAGGTGGACGTCACCGCCGATACGGCGGGGGAGCACACCAACATCATCCCGGCCGGCGCCTTGCAGACCGACATGGGCAACAACCCGGAGCCGGCCCACGCGCCGTTGACGGTCAGCACCCTGGGCTTCATCTCCGGTCGTGTGTATCTGGACAACGACCTGAGCGGCAGCTATTCGGCTGGTACCGACAGCCCACTGGCCGGTGTGGCCATCGAGCTGCGCAGTGGCGCCAGTTGCGCCAGCGGTGCGCCGGTCAGCGGCATCATCGGTCTGATCAACCCGATCAACACCGATGCCGCTGGCAACTACCTGTTCGCCGGGCTGCCGGCCGGCACCTATTCGGTATGCCAGGCCAGCCAGCCGGCGGGCACGCTGAACGGCCAACCGGTGGCCGGTGGCATCGTCGCGGTAAACGGCAGCAGCGGCACCGCCGGTACGCCGGGCAACCCGAGCGAGACCAGCAGCCAGATCGCCGCCATCGTGCTTCAGGGCAACGGTGCTGGTGGTGAGGTCAGCGGTTCGGCCGGCAACGACTTCCCCGAAGTGCGTCCAGCCAGCCTCAGCGGTTCGGTGTTCGTTGATCTCAACAACGATGGCATTCGTCAGAGCGGCGACAGCGGCCTTGCTGGCGTGCCCATCGAGCTAAGCGGTACCGACTGGCTCGGCCGTCCGGTCACGCGCAACACGGTCACCGACAGCAATGGTGATTACCGTTTCAGCGGCCTGCCGCCGGGTGATTACCGCGTGACCGAGCCGACCCAGCCGAACGGCACCACCAACGGCATCACCCGCGCTGGCAACAGCGACGGCAGCACGCCCAGCGTGACGCCGGTGAGCAGCACGCCGAGTATCATCGATGGCGTGCGCCTGAGCCCTGGCTACGTGTCGGAAAACAACGACTTCGGCGAGATCCTCAATGGCCGCGCCATTCACGGCAAGGTGTTCCACGACCGTGATGTGGACGGTGCACCGACCTCCGGTGACAGTGGCCTGGCGGGCCAGCTCATCGAGCTGAGCGGTACCGACGTCAACGGCAACAGCATCACCCGTAGCACCACCACCGATAGCAACGGCGACTTCAGCTTCACCGGCCTGCCGCCGGGCACCTACACCCTGGTGCAGCCGAACCAGCCCAACGGCCTGATCAATGGCTCGACCACGGCCGGTACGGCAGGTGGCGTGGTCAGCGAGACGCCGAGCACCATCACTGGCATCGACCTGACCGGCACCGCGTTGTCGGTGGACAACTGGTTCGCCGAGGTGTCCATCCCGTCGCTGTCCGGCACCGTGTGGATCGATACCAACCATGACCGCATCCGTGATCCGGGCGAAACCGTGTTGCCCGGCTGGACCGTCGAGCTGCTGCAGCACGGCACGGTGGTCGCCACCACCACGTCCGATAGCAACGGCGCCTATGCCTTCAACGACCTGACGCCGGGTAACGGCTACGAAGTGCGCTTCCGCCACCCGGATTCCGGCACGCTGTTCGGCCGTCCGGTGCCGAACGAGCAGGGCATCGGCTATACCCCCGGTACCTCCGGCCCGGGCAACCCGGCCGGTGCCGACAACAGCGGCGGTACGCTCAGCGGTATCACCATCAGCCATGGCCGCAACGTGGTCGAGCACAGCTTGCCGATCGACCCGTCCGGTGTGGTGTACGACGCCATCAGCCGCCAGCCGGTGCGTGGCGCCGTGGTCAGCATCAGCGGCCCGCCCGGTTTCTCCGCCGCCGACGTGCTGGGCGGTTCGCTGAGCCAGACCACCGGCAACGATGGCCTGTATCAGTTCCTGCTGCTGGCAGGCGCACCGGCGGGCACCTACACCCTGACCGTGACCGCACCGGCGGGTTACCTGCCGGCACCGTCGGCGCTGATTCCGGCCTGTACCAATACCCTGCCGGTCACGGCGGTACCCGACCCGGCGCTGGTGCAGAACAGCAACCTGGCACCGGCCGAATCGGTGACCCTGCATGACCCGGCCACCTGCCCGGCGAGCAGTGCCGGCCTGGCAGGCGGCGCCGGCAGCACGCAGTACTACTTCAGCTTCGTGCTCGACGGCAGCAGCGCCGATCTGGTCAACAACCACATCCCGCTCGATCCGGTGATGGGCGGCGCCATCGTCATGACCAAGGTGTCGCCGAAGGTCAACGTCACCCGCGGTGAGCTGGTGCCCTATGTGCTGACCGCACGCAACACCCTGGGCACCTCGTTGGCCGATATCGCCATCGAGGATCAGATTCCACCGGGCTTCCAGTACGTGAAAGGTTCGGCGCAGGTCGATGGTGTGCCGCAGGAACCCGAGATGGAAGGGCGCCGTCTGCGCTGGCCGCCGCGCACCCTGGTCGGTGGCCAGGTGGTGACCGTCAAGCTGCTGCTGGTGGTCGGTTCCGGCGTGGGTTTCAACGAGTACGTCAACCAGACCTGGGCGCTCAACCTGGCGGTCGGCACACGTGTGTCGAATGTCGCCAGCGCCACCGTGCGCGTGGTCGCCGACCCGACCTTCGACTGCTCCGACCTGATCGGCAAGGTCTTCGACGACAAGAACCGCAACGGCTACCAGGACGAAGGCGAGCCCGGTCTGCCCGGTGTGCGTCTGGCCACGCCGCGTGGCTGGCTGGTGACCACCGATGCCCATGGCCGCTACCACATCGCCTGCGCCGACGTGCCCGGTGATCTGCGTGGCAGCAACTTCATCCTCAAGGTCGACGAACGCACCCTGCCGAGCGGCTACCGCATCGTCACCGAGAACCCGCGCGTGGTGCGCATGACCCAGGGCCGCCTGGTCAAGGCCAACTTCGGCGCCAGCATCCACCGCGTGGTGCGCCTGGATCTGACCGGTGATGCCTTTGCCGGCGAACACCTGAGCGAGGACTACCTGGCACGCATGGATGAGGTACTGGCTGCGCTGTATGCCGAGCCGTCGATCCTGCGGATCGCCTACCACCTGCCGGTGGGCGGCGATGCCGAACAGGCCCGTGCACGGATTGGCCATGTCAGGGATTTGATCAAGGAACGTTGGGAGCCCCGCGAGTGCTGTTACGACCTGCAACTGGAAGAAGAAATCGTACCGGCGACCGAAAGCGTGGAGGTGATCCGATGA
- a CDS encoding TonB-dependent receptor codes for MRRLWPCWPGLLALLGSTALAQVAGEEPALLQLDDLSVNARQRPEKAGDVPIAISVIEGRQLDEAGLMRASELPERVPGLSLAAPNARQASYAIRGLGSSGYNDGLDGSVGVFVDGVYLGRPGMSLGTLFDLERVEVLRGPQGTLYGKNSTAGTLNFYSRLPTFHPQANGEVTIGEDGLRRYRGVLSGELVEGVLAGRLSGYDSQREAAVDNLHPGVSSRERDEQGLRGQLLWQPDERFSARLILDHDQRRENVALAASNYSRATVQRSAYVGYALPPIDPYAREVDHDRESFADVRQNGISLELNRYWDDGTTLTSISAYRDWRYDTRLDADGTGLAVAAGSADLKHWQFSQELRLAGSLHEQLDYVAGLYYLRQNLARDIGVGFGGDAAAFFLGDRPELNQPPFGSLPPSVIPASLLEGAQQHLDSEQRSESRALFGQLTWHLTPRLAVTPGLRYTHERKRAWLSRTVSNLAPLVSNPLDPLDPLWQWGGPLLRQVALGGDYYRRDAIDEHNLSGHLSISYRFNDDLLGYASWSRGYKAGGINLDVTSRYAQPTFAAERATSLEVGLKQWLWNERAWLDLAMYQTDVDDYQALTNSPPADAFSPPLRDNLINVGQVRLRGVELDGRLRASEQIELRLGVAYSDARYRDFANAPCAPQSQSWTCDLSGQRLFNAPRWGVTAGLDYRQPLEQGLAVFAGLDYSLRSASQGTLEGGAGSQQPTYALTHLRFGLGRSDGGWELELWVRNLFDRQYITAVRGQLGSGDYGVVVGEARQLGTTLRVAY; via the coding sequence ATGAGGCGTCTGTGGCCGTGCTGGCCCGGCCTGCTGGCGTTGCTCGGCAGCACGGCACTGGCGCAGGTGGCCGGCGAGGAGCCGGCGCTGCTACAACTCGATGACCTCAGCGTCAATGCCCGCCAGCGCCCGGAGAAGGCTGGCGACGTGCCCATCGCGATCAGCGTGATCGAGGGGCGGCAACTCGACGAGGCAGGGCTGATGCGCGCCAGTGAGCTACCGGAGCGAGTACCTGGCCTGTCGCTGGCCGCACCCAATGCGCGGCAGGCCAGCTACGCCATACGTGGGCTGGGTTCGAGCGGCTACAACGATGGGCTGGACGGCAGTGTTGGGGTGTTCGTCGACGGGGTTTACCTGGGGCGACCGGGTATGTCCCTCGGCACTCTCTTCGACCTTGAGCGTGTCGAGGTGCTGCGTGGCCCGCAGGGCACCCTGTATGGCAAGAACAGCACCGCCGGCACGCTGAATTTCTACAGTCGCCTGCCCACCTTCCATCCTCAGGCCAACGGCGAGGTGACGATAGGCGAAGACGGACTGCGCCGCTATCGCGGGGTACTGTCTGGCGAACTGGTAGAGGGCGTACTGGCAGGGCGGCTGTCCGGCTACGACAGCCAGCGTGAGGCGGCGGTCGACAATCTTCATCCAGGCGTTTCATCGCGTGAGCGTGATGAGCAGGGGCTGCGCGGCCAGTTGCTGTGGCAGCCGGACGAGCGGTTCAGTGCACGGCTGATTCTCGATCACGACCAGCGCCGCGAAAATGTCGCCCTGGCAGCCAGCAACTACAGCCGGGCGACCGTGCAACGCAGCGCCTATGTGGGTTATGCACTGCCGCCAATCGACCCCTACGCCCGCGAGGTCGATCATGACCGGGAAAGTTTCGCCGATGTGCGGCAGAACGGTATTTCGCTGGAGTTGAACCGCTACTGGGACGACGGCACCACGCTGACCAGCATCAGCGCCTATCGCGATTGGCGTTACGACACCCGGCTGGATGCCGATGGCACCGGCCTGGCGGTCGCAGCCGGCAGTGCCGACCTGAAGCACTGGCAGTTCAGCCAGGAACTGCGCCTGGCCGGTTCGCTCCATGAGCAACTCGACTATGTGGCCGGGCTCTACTACCTGAGGCAGAACCTGGCGCGTGACATCGGCGTGGGTTTCGGTGGCGATGCGGCGGCGTTCTTCCTGGGTGATCGGCCCGAGCTGAACCAGCCGCCGTTCGGCTCCCTGCCGCCAAGCGTCATCCCGGCGTCTTTGCTCGAAGGCGCCCAGCAACATCTCGACAGCGAGCAGCGCAGCGAGAGCCGCGCCCTGTTCGGCCAACTGACCTGGCACCTTACGCCGCGCCTGGCAGTCACTCCAGGCCTGCGCTACACCCATGAACGCAAGCGTGCCTGGCTGTCGCGCACGGTCTCCAACCTGGCGCCGCTGGTGTCCAACCCGCTCGACCCGCTGGATCCCTTGTGGCAGTGGGGCGGCCCGCTGCTGCGCCAGGTGGCGCTGGGTGGGGACTACTATCGACGCGACGCTATCGACGAGCACAATCTGTCTGGCCACCTGAGCATCAGCTACCGCTTCAACGATGACCTGCTCGGCTACGCGAGTTGGTCACGTGGCTACAAGGCTGGGGGCATCAACCTCGATGTGACCAGCCGCTATGCACAACCCACCTTCGCTGCCGAGCGAGCCACGTCGCTGGAGGTCGGCCTCAAGCAGTGGTTGTGGAACGAGCGCGCTTGGTTGGATCTTGCGATGTACCAGACCGATGTCGACGACTACCAGGCACTGACCAACAGCCCGCCGGCCGATGCGTTCTCCCCGCCGCTGCGCGACAACCTGATCAATGTCGGCCAGGTTCGCCTGCGTGGTGTCGAACTGGACGGCCGTCTGCGCGCCAGCGAACAGATCGAACTGCGACTGGGCGTCGCTTACAGCGATGCCCGCTACCGGGACTTCGCCAACGCGCCCTGTGCACCGCAAAGCCAGAGCTGGACATGCGATCTGAGCGGGCAGCGGCTGTTCAATGCGCCGCGCTGGGGTGTCACGGCTGGTCTCGATTATCGCCAGCCGCTGGAGCAGGGCCTGGCCGTCTTCGCGGGGCTCGATTACAGCTTGCGCAGTGCATCGCAGGGCACTCTGGAAGGTGGTGCCGGCAGCCAGCAGCCGACTTATGCGCTCACCCATCTGCGCTTCGGTCTTGGCCGCAGCGATGGTGGTTGGGAACTTGAGCTATGGGTTCGCAATCTGTTTGACAGGCAGTACATCACCGCCGTGCGTGGTCAGCTCGGTTCTGGCGACTACGGGGTGGTGGTCGGCGAGGCCAGGCAGCTCGGTACCACCTTGAGAGTGGCCTACTGA